The following are encoded together in the Brassica napus cultivar Da-Ae chromosome A9, Da-Ae, whole genome shotgun sequence genome:
- the LOC106368415 gene encoding SKP1-like protein 1A, with product MEKEKKMFVLKSSDDESFEVDEAVVLQSQHLSHVVEDCTGREHKIENVTGKILAKVVEYCENHVAVVNDGGANSSSSSSAGDAFKKWDDKFIKEMDLSTVYDLIMAADYLDIKGLFDLTCQGVADVITACKDHKEIRATFGLVNDYTAEEEAEVLKENEWAFD from the coding sequence atggagaaggagaagaagatgttcgTGTTGAAGAGCTCCGACGATGAATCCTTTGAAGTCGATGAAGCCGTCGTACTCCAATCTCAGCACTTGTCGCATGTTGTTGAAGACTGCACCGGTCGTGAACACAAGATTGAGAATGTCACAGGCAAGATCCTCGCGAAGGTGGTCGAATACTGCGAGAACCACGTCGCCGTCGTCAACGACGGTGGTGCCaattcttcttcctcctcctccgctgGTGATGCTTTCAAGAAGTGGGACGATAAGTTCATCAAGGAAATGGATCTGTCGACGGTCTACGATCTCATCATGGCTGCGGACTACCTAGACATCAAAGGTCTTTTTGATCTCACGTGCCAGGGAGTCGCTGACGTGATCACGGCGTGCAAAGACCATAAGGAGATTCGTGCAACGTTCGGCCTCGTGAATGACTACACAGCAGAGGAGGAAGCAGAGGTTCTCAAGGAGAACGAGTGGGCTTTTGATTGA
- the LOC125578492 gene encoding B3 domain-containing protein REM9-like: METPREPHFFKPLLPGFQSGVAIPLDFYSKHIQGAEINKPWKLRSDASDQIWKVIREGRTLTKGWKEFTEAHDLRIGDIVIFKHEGDMVFHVTPFGPSCCEIQFTNPHIAKEEADADDAHTFSYDYCFLAEVTPTNQKDDKMFLPVEAMRCGALNQQCKEVKLVNKEGKSWTARFGFSESDGAYYISRGWRKFCRDNRCTNGDLFVFNVVGDGTTTPLLCVCPERKECTELLIKHFSRIDGSIASTSRN; encoded by the exons ATGGAAACTCCCCGAGAACCTCATTTCTTCAAGCCTCTTCTTCCTGGTTTTCAAAGTGGCGTCGCAATACCACTTGACTTCTACTCAAAACACATACAAGGGGCTGAGATCAATAAACCATGGAAGCTAAGATCGGACGCTTCGGATCAAATCTGGAAGGTCATCCGAGAAGGCAGGACACTCACGAAAGGTTGGAAAGAGTTCACCGAAGCACATGATCTTCGAATCGGTGACATTGTCATCTTCAAACACGAAGGAGACATGGTCTTTCATGTGACTCCTTTTGGTCCTAGCTGTTGTGAGATTCAGTTTACAAATCCTCACATCGCTAAGGAAGAAGCCGACGCGGATGATGCTCATACTTTCTCATACGACTACTGCTTCTTGGCTGAGGTTACTCCTACAAATCAAAAGGACGACAAAATG TTTCTTCCTGTGGAAGCTATGAGGTGTGGTGCTTTGAACCAACAATGCAAAGAGGTCAAACTTGTCAACAAGGAGGGAAAGTCATGGACTGCGCGCTTCGGATTTAGCGAATCAGACGGTGCATATTACATCAGCAGAGGGTGGAGAAAGTTCTGTCGTGATAACAGATGCACCAACGGAGATTTGTTTGTGTTCAACGTGGTTGGAGACGGGACGACAACTCCATTACTGTGTGTATGTCCGGAAAGGAAGGAGTGTACTGAACTACTGATCAAGCACTTCAGCAGAATCGATG GTAGCATTGCTTCTACCTCACGAAATTAG
- the LOC106368413 gene encoding SKP1-like protein 13, with translation MSCALACKTPINTLHGLIVTSFTTFSNHSLARFFHSSFKSSHEKIATQQRRTMEMFVLKSSDDESFEVDEAVVLQSQLLSNLFEDCSGARECKIEEVTGQVLSKVVEYCKNHVVDGGGSSSSSSSSAAGEALKKWDDKFITRMDLSMVLDLIMTSNYLNIKGLFDLTCQRVADEIAACKDHKEIRAKFGIVSDYTAEEEAEVLKENE, from the coding sequence ATGTCATGTGCGCTCGCTTGTAAAACGCCTATAAATACACTGCATGGCCTCATAGTAACTTCATTCACCACCTTTTCTAACCACTCGCTCGCTCGCTTCTTTCATTCTTCGTTCAAATCTTCTCACGAGAAAATCGCCACGCAGCAAAGAAGGACGATGGAGATGTTCGTGTTGAAGAGCTCCGACGATGAATCCTTTGAAGTGGACGAAGCGGTGGTACTTCAGTCGCAGCTCTTGTCGAATCTTTTTGAAGACTGCAGCGGCGCTCGTGAATGCAAGATTGAAGAAGTCACAGGCCAAGTCCTCTCGAAGGTGGTCGAGTACTGCAAGAACCACGTCGTCGACGGTGGTGGttcgtcttcctcctcctcctcctccgccgccggTGAGGCTCTCAAGAAGTGGGACGATAAGTTCATCACGCGAATGGATCTGTCCATGGTCCTTGACCTCATCATGACTTCGAACTACCTAAACATCAAAGGTCTTTTTGATCTCACGTGCCAGAGAGTCGCTGATGAGATCGCAGCTTGCAAAGACCATAAGGAGATTCGCGCAAAGTTCGGCATCGTGAGTGACTACACAGCGGAGGAGGAAGCAGAGGTTCTCAAGGAGAACGAGTGA
- the LOC106368418 gene encoding methionine aminopeptidase 2B: MANENPEVVVAPVVENGGAEPSSKGKEEQSLESELSKKLEIADDAKEENEEEAEGSKAETSTTTTKKKKKKNKSKKKTQQTDPPTIPVAKLFLSGDFPEGEIQQYKDDNLWRTTSEEKRELERLHKPIYNSVRQAAEVHRQVRKYVRSIVKPGMLMTDICETLEDTVRKLISENGLKAGIAFPTGCSLNWVAAHWTPNSGDKTVLQYDDVMKLDFGTHIDGHIVDCAFTVAFNPMYDPLLAASREATYTGIKEAGIDVRLCDIGAAIQEVMESYEVEINGKVFPVKSIRNLNGHSIGPYQIHAGKSVPIVKGGEQTKMEEGEFYAIETFGSTGKGFVREDLECSHYMKNFDAGHVPLRLPRAKQLLATINNNFSTLAFCRRYLDRIGETKYLMALKNLCDAGIVQPYPPLCDVKGSYVSQYEHTILLRPTCKEVVSKGDDY, translated from the exons ATGGCGAACGAAAACCCTGAGGTTGTTGTAGCTCCCGTGGTGGAGAACGGCGGCGCCGAACCCTCCTCCAAAGGAAAAGAGGAACAATCATTGGAGTCTGAGCTTTCGAAGAAGCTCGAGATTGCAGATGATGCAAAAGAggagaacgaagaagaagcagaaggaaGCAAAG CTGAGACTTCGACGACAACgactaagaagaagaaaaagaagaataagagCAA GAAGAAGACTCAGCAGACTGATCCACCTACAATCCCTGTTGCTAAGCTTTTCCTATCTGGAGACTTTCCTGAAGGTGAAATCCAACAGTATAAGGATGA CAATTTGTGGAGGACAACAtctgaagagaagagagagttggAGCGTTTGCATAAACCAATATACAACTCTGTACGCCAAGCTGCTGAAGTTCATCGACAG GTTAGAAAATATGTCAGAAGCATAGTGAAGCCTGGAATGCTGATGACTGATATCTGTGAGACACTTGAGGATACTGTTCGTAAGCTGATATCAGAGAACGGTCTGAAAGCTGGTATTGCTTTCCCTACAGGATGCTCGTTGAACTG GGTTGCTGCTCACTGGACACCAAACTCCGGAGATAAGACAGTACTTCAGTACGACGATGTTATGAAGTTGGATTTTGGCACACATATTGATG gACATATTGTTGACTGTGCATTTACAGTTGCGTTCAATCCTATGTATGATCCTCTCTTAGCAGCCTCCCGTGAAGCTACTTATACCGGAATCAAG GAAGCTGGAATCGATGTTCGTCTATGCGACATTGGCGCTGCCATTCAGGAGGTCATGGAGTCTTATGAGGTTGAAATCAATGGAAAAGTCTTCCCAG TTAAAAGTATCCGGAACTTAAATGGGCATAGCATTGGACCATATCAGATACATGCTGGCAAATCAGTTCCTATCGTTAAAGGAGGCGAGCAGACAAAGATGGAAGAGGGTGAATTCTATGCCATCGAAACATTCGGATCAACTG GGAAAGGATTTGTGAGAGAAGACTTGGAATGTAGCCACTACATGAAGAATTTTGATGCTGGCCATGTCCCTTTGAGGTTGCCTAGAGCAAAACAACTCCTCGCCACCATCAACAACAATTTCTCTACTCTAGCCTTCTGCAGAAGGTACTTGGACCGCATTGGTGAAACCAAATACTTGATGGCTTTAAAGAATCTGTGCGATGCCGGCATTGTTCAG ccGTATCCTCCTCTGTGTGATGTGAAGGGAAGCTATGTATCACAATATGAGCACACCATTTTACTCCGACCGACTTGCAAAGAAGTTGTTTCCAAGGGAGATGACTACTGA